A part of Candidatus Saccharibacteria bacterium genomic DNA contains:
- a CDS encoding VIT family protein — protein sequence MAEFDNTKYDLPSDQADSSKLNKLRAAVLGANDGIVSISSVVMGVAGATSDSKAISLAGLAALVAGALSMAVGEYVSVSSQSDAEKAYIREEKKDLKENAEYELDELAREYMKHGVSSKLAHQVASELTARDALRAHLRMHFNMDPDEINNPWHAAVASLIAFTVGGLVPFLTIVFIPESWRIGATVIAVVVSLFCVGYLSATAGNASKKRAITRVMFGGLLAMAVTYAVGVVFGTTVA from the coding sequence ATGGCAGAATTTGATAACACAAAGTATGATTTACCGTCTGATCAGGCGGATAGTAGTAAATTAAACAAATTGCGTGCTGCGGTGCTCGGCGCAAACGATGGTATCGTTAGCATTAGCAGCGTAGTGATGGGTGTTGCGGGTGCAACGAGTGATAGTAAAGCTATCAGCCTGGCTGGTCTAGCGGCACTAGTCGCAGGCGCGCTCAGTATGGCTGTCGGCGAGTATGTCAGCGTCAGTAGCCAGAGCGATGCGGAGAAGGCGTATATACGTGAGGAAAAGAAGGACCTCAAAGAAAACGCGGAGTACGAGCTCGACGAGTTGGCGCGCGAATACATGAAGCATGGTGTTAGTAGTAAGCTTGCTCATCAAGTCGCGAGTGAGTTGACGGCGCGCGATGCGCTCAGGGCGCACCTACGGATGCATTTCAACATGGATCCAGATGAGATTAATAACCCGTGGCACGCTGCGGTTGCATCATTGATTGCGTTTACCGTGGGGGGGCTAGTGCCATTTTTGACGATTGTATTCATCCCTGAGTCTTGGCGGATTGGTGCAACTGTTATTGCAGTGGTCGTGTCGTTGTTTTGTGTCGGGTATCTTAGTGCGACTGCCGGTAATGCCTCAAAAAAGCGAGCAATTACTCGGGTGATGTTCGGTGGGCTACTGGCAATGGCTGTTACCTATGCAGTTGGCGTTGTATTTGGAACGACTGTTGCCTAG
- a CDS encoding ABC transporter ATP-binding protein, with protein sequence MIRIDKLVKTYKLGKNEVNALKGVSLDIHKGEFLALTGASGSGKSTLLQMIGGLDKPTSGLIAIDNTELQRMSDRDLSRFRNQTIGFVFQFFYLQPFLKLDKNLEVAGMPMGTPKSARIARVKELAAEVGLADRLKHYPKELSGGQMQRAAIARALLNNPKVILADEPTGNLDSENGKAIIELFEKIRDQFGTTIVIVTHDKAIAARADREIRLQDGVIV encoded by the coding sequence GTGATTCGGATTGACAAGCTCGTCAAAACGTACAAACTTGGCAAAAACGAAGTGAACGCGCTAAAGGGGGTGTCACTCGATATTCATAAGGGAGAATTTTTAGCACTCACTGGTGCAAGCGGAAGCGGCAAGAGCACCCTTTTGCAGATGATTGGTGGGCTTGACAAGCCAACTTCTGGTTTGATCGCGATAGACAACACCGAGCTGCAGCGCATGAGCGACCGTGATTTGTCACGCTTTCGTAATCAGACAATCGGTTTTGTTTTTCAGTTTTTTTACCTACAACCATTTCTCAAACTAGACAAAAACCTTGAGGTAGCCGGCATGCCGATGGGAACACCAAAGTCGGCTCGAATTGCTCGCGTCAAAGAGCTGGCTGCCGAGGTGGGCTTGGCGGATAGGTTGAAGCACTACCCCAAAGAGCTATCTGGTGGTCAAATGCAGCGTGCTGCGATTGCCCGCGCACTGCTCAACAACCCTAAAGTGATTCTGGCCGACGAGCCAACAGGAAACCTCGATAGTGAAAATGGCAAAGCAATTATTGAATTGTTTGAGAAAATCCGTGATCAGTTTGGGACGACTATCGTCATAGTGACGCACGACAAAGCGATTGCCGCACGGGCTGATCGCGAAATACGCCTGCAGGACGGAGTGATCGTATGA
- a CDS encoding ABC transporter permease — translation MIAINDATLLALTKLKTRKVRTLFTIIVAGLLFSGVFAVLLISQGFFQSADAFSKQAMVGRYIVSAQDASQFSSSAGSKDSSTNQELVAKVRVTYEKRIADKKRESKRLGVEYDPVTERSPLMDNPEKPGEKMLDLGSNLAVEALNEFNTINSPGVTIDTLKSVAKSYSPKAVYETHTLAPKDGSLVEMKQGKEVFDTDSRASNTSRYGMVSDTEQMTLAAQPLIDLYMLKNNSWEPDSGHIPVVVTEKRASTLLGYAAPKADAPASDRLNYARELKKRAVGLTFAMCYRNSASQMQISQAVSTAKEISANKNNKNYVKPSLIYGTPDPASCAPAPVVADTRSADEKSYTNKENEFKRLFNEPVDPMQRKVTFEVVGVAPNSFADTMSDGNFSIGVGQMLSSMLASETFRFAIPQELYNTMSDKDTYADILSQQNQSDFGMVPQLYAEFSSPDNAKAFMNKEGCSFGMTGQCEPADKKFMLAPFGSNSLAIDDAKRVIDNVIVVFTLIVMAIAGLIAGLTIGRTIADGRRETAVFRAIGFKRLDISQVYITYTLLLCMGIILISFGIGYGVALLVDSLNWVGATVTAQISLGATDSQQQFRFVGMSSKLLWVVAAIVASGLLGMMLPLIRNVRRSPIRDMRDE, via the coding sequence ATGATTGCGATTAATGATGCGACGCTTCTCGCGCTCACAAAGCTCAAAACGCGAAAGGTTCGTACCCTGTTCACGATCATTGTGGCCGGGCTGCTGTTTAGTGGGGTTTTTGCGGTATTGCTCATAAGTCAGGGATTTTTCCAAAGTGCCGATGCGTTTTCAAAACAGGCGATGGTTGGTCGCTATATTGTATCTGCGCAGGATGCGAGCCAGTTCTCGTCTAGCGCGGGTTCTAAGGATTCATCGACAAACCAAGAGCTTGTTGCAAAGGTAAGAGTAACGTATGAAAAACGTATTGCCGATAAGAAGCGTGAGAGCAAGCGTCTTGGTGTGGAGTATGACCCCGTAACCGAGCGGTCGCCGCTTATGGATAATCCCGAAAAACCAGGCGAAAAAATGCTTGATCTTGGTAGTAATCTTGCCGTAGAAGCACTGAATGAATTTAACACGATCAACTCACCGGGTGTGACGATTGATACGCTCAAATCTGTAGCCAAAAGCTATTCTCCTAAGGCAGTCTATGAAACACACACGCTTGCCCCAAAAGACGGTTCGCTGGTTGAGATGAAGCAGGGCAAGGAAGTGTTTGATACTGATTCCAGGGCATCAAACACGTCACGATATGGCATGGTAAGTGATACAGAACAGATGACGCTTGCAGCACAACCGCTTATTGATCTTTACATGCTAAAAAATAATAGCTGGGAACCAGACAGTGGGCATATACCTGTGGTGGTGACAGAAAAACGTGCATCGACACTACTTGGCTATGCTGCGCCAAAAGCAGACGCTCCTGCGTCTGATCGACTCAACTATGCGCGCGAGCTCAAAAAACGTGCCGTTGGACTGACATTTGCCATGTGTTATCGTAACTCAGCGAGCCAAATGCAAATTTCACAGGCCGTATCGACAGCAAAAGAAATTTCCGCCAACAAGAACAACAAAAACTATGTCAAACCATCACTCATTTACGGCACCCCAGACCCTGCAAGCTGTGCGCCCGCTCCGGTCGTTGCCGATACGCGCAGTGCGGATGAGAAATCCTATACAAACAAAGAAAACGAATTCAAGCGTCTGTTTAACGAGCCGGTGGATCCGATGCAGCGCAAAGTTACGTTTGAAGTGGTTGGTGTTGCGCCAAATAGCTTTGCTGATACGATGAGCGACGGAAACTTTTCGATCGGAGTGGGGCAAATGCTTTCGAGCATGCTGGCATCAGAGACATTTCGTTTCGCAATTCCGCAGGAACTTTATAACACGATGAGCGACAAGGATACATACGCTGATATTCTGTCGCAGCAAAATCAATCTGATTTCGGGATGGTCCCGCAATTGTATGCGGAGTTTAGTAGCCCGGATAATGCGAAAGCCTTTATGAATAAAGAAGGGTGTAGCTTTGGGATGACCGGTCAGTGTGAACCAGCGGATAAAAAATTTATGCTGGCACCATTTGGCAGCAACAGTCTTGCCATTGATGATGCGAAGCGAGTTATTGATAACGTGATTGTGGTCTTTACGCTCATTGTGATGGCGATTGCCGGCCTAATTGCGGGCCTTACGATTGGCCGTACGATTGCCGATGGGCGTCGTGAGACGGCGGTGTTCCGAGCCATAGGTTTCAAGCGTCTCGACATTTCGCAGGTGTACATCACCTATACCTTGCTGCTATGTATGGGCATCATACTGATATCGTTTGGTATAGGATATGGTGTTGCGCTACTTGTTGATAGTCTCAACTGGGTCGGCGCCACAGTGACTGCGCAAATATCACTTGGTGCCACCGATAGCCAGCAGCAGTTCCGATTTGTTGGTATGTCGAGCAAGCTGCTATGGGTAGTGGCTGCGATAGTTGCTTCTGGGCTGCTTGGGATGATGCTCCCCTTGATTCGTAATGTGCGACGTAGTCCCATTCGCGACATGCGCGACGAATAA
- a CDS encoding cellulase family glycosylhydrolase encodes MTRALCGVNLGGWLVLERWMTPSLFEGTSAVDEYTFMQTPGAREKIRHHQKTFITEADWHWMAANGIEAVRIPVGYWILEGEAPYVSSIGRLDWAFTMAAKYRIKLLLCLHGAPGGQNGRDHSGRIGRVDWYRTRQLRMQTIDILEELAHRYRDEPEFWGLELLNEPRPGLLQWKLRLFYNQAYRRLRSILRPTTQIVFHDAFTPRLLSGAIIGALRNRVTMDIHWYHFTFWAHKWLPLRYYYPLVHWHGRLIIALRCWQNVIVGEWNGIIAGEILDKVPTSGHAAVVREHVRRQLQAYATADAWFYWSYKTDDRGVYHFRSMIEDGEIVIGN; translated from the coding sequence ATGACGAGGGCGTTATGCGGTGTGAATTTGGGTGGCTGGCTGGTGCTTGAGCGCTGGATGACGCCAAGCTTGTTTGAAGGTACCAGCGCAGTTGATGAATATACCTTTATGCAAACTCCTGGCGCACGCGAAAAAATACGCCATCATCAGAAAACATTCATTACCGAAGCAGATTGGCACTGGATGGCGGCAAACGGTATAGAGGCGGTACGAATCCCTGTTGGCTACTGGATTTTAGAAGGCGAAGCGCCCTATGTATCGAGTATTGGTAGGCTTGACTGGGCGTTTACGATGGCCGCCAAATATCGCATCAAACTCCTGCTTTGTCTGCACGGTGCGCCAGGTGGTCAAAATGGTCGCGACCACAGCGGGCGGATTGGGCGAGTTGACTGGTACCGTACCAGGCAGCTTCGTATGCAGACAATCGACATCCTTGAAGAGCTAGCTCATCGCTACAGGGATGAACCGGAATTTTGGGGCTTAGAACTACTGAACGAGCCTCGTCCGGGACTACTACAATGGAAGTTACGACTGTTCTATAACCAGGCGTATCGACGACTGCGTAGCATACTTCGCCCAACAACCCAGATTGTTTTCCACGACGCTTTCACGCCGCGGTTACTTAGCGGTGCAATTATTGGTGCACTACGAAATCGAGTGACAATGGATATTCACTGGTACCATTTCACGTTTTGGGCACACAAGTGGCTACCGCTGCGCTACTACTATCCACTGGTACATTGGCATGGTCGATTAATCATTGCCCTACGGTGCTGGCAGAATGTGATTGTTGGCGAGTGGAACGGCATTATAGCTGGAGAGATTCTTGATAAAGTCCCAACGTCTGGACATGCTGCAGTTGTGCGCGAACATGTACGACGACAGCTGCAAGCATATGCGACAGCCGATGCTTGGTTTTATTGGAGTTACAAAACTGATGATCGAGGTGTTTATCATTTTCGTTCAATGATTGAAGACGGTGAAATTGTTATTGGTAACTAG
- the pyk gene encoding pyruvate kinase, translating to MHILKRTKILAGVGPATNSKEKIEQMLHAGVNGYRMNFSHGTYEEREQQLRWIREASVAHGRPVAVVQDLQGPKVRLGNLNDNHQDVVADDILILDSAAEHDGLVLPMQYNLAEKVKVGERIYLFDGKIRTKVIEIASPTAVKVRAENGGVLMSRKGVNLPDTDFGGDIITPKDVQDIEYAADKDYDYVALSFIQSADDIHALRQMLVSLGSEAHVIAKIETRAAIQDGVLEAIVRASDGVMVARGDLAPEVGLEMVPIIQRKVVSLCRKHGKLSIIATQMMSSMVDNPEPTRAEVSDVATAVIQGADAVMLSDETANGNYPIETIEAMRNTILYTQEHCRVEILDDEFTNSKMRVRHAISHAAVEVAEEISATAIIAETKSGATAANIGAWRPNLPIISVTSSTRAAQQLALSFANRSFIREDDDEAGYKLAQELARNNFFQVEVPITVVIVSGRQPGKIGATDTIKVRIIE from the coding sequence ATGCATATTCTCAAACGAACCAAAATATTAGCCGGAGTTGGTCCGGCGACTAACTCAAAAGAAAAAATTGAACAGATGCTTCACGCTGGCGTCAATGGCTACCGCATGAATTTTTCTCATGGTACCTACGAAGAGCGTGAACAGCAGCTTCGCTGGATACGTGAAGCGAGCGTCGCCCACGGTCGGCCAGTTGCAGTTGTCCAAGACCTACAAGGACCAAAAGTCCGGCTTGGCAATCTCAACGATAATCATCAAGACGTGGTTGCTGACGATATATTAATACTCGATAGCGCAGCCGAGCACGATGGCTTAGTATTGCCAATGCAGTACAACCTTGCCGAGAAGGTCAAGGTAGGTGAGCGGATCTATCTGTTTGATGGCAAAATCCGTACCAAAGTTATCGAGATTGCGAGCCCAACGGCTGTAAAAGTACGGGCCGAGAACGGCGGCGTACTAATGAGTCGCAAGGGTGTGAATCTACCCGATACCGACTTTGGCGGTGATATCATTACCCCCAAAGATGTGCAAGATATTGAATACGCTGCCGATAAAGATTATGACTATGTTGCTCTAAGCTTCATTCAATCTGCTGATGACATTCATGCTCTTCGGCAAATGCTGGTAAGTCTCGGTAGTGAAGCGCATGTGATTGCGAAGATTGAAACGCGAGCCGCTATCCAAGATGGTGTGCTTGAGGCGATTGTGCGCGCGAGTGATGGTGTTATGGTTGCGCGCGGTGATCTGGCTCCGGAAGTAGGGCTTGAAATGGTGCCGATTATTCAGCGTAAAGTCGTCTCACTCTGTCGTAAACACGGTAAGCTTAGCATTATTGCGACGCAAATGATGAGCAGTATGGTAGATAACCCCGAACCAACTCGCGCCGAAGTGAGCGATGTTGCAACTGCCGTCATCCAAGGTGCCGATGCGGTCATGTTGTCTGATGAAACGGCAAATGGCAACTACCCGATCGAAACAATTGAAGCCATGCGCAACACCATTCTTTATACTCAAGAACATTGTCGTGTTGAAATACTTGACGATGAATTTACTAATTCCAAGATGCGCGTTCGCCATGCCATTTCACACGCCGCAGTCGAGGTTGCTGAGGAAATTAGTGCCACGGCCATCATCGCCGAAACAAAATCTGGGGCTACGGCAGCAAATATCGGTGCGTGGCGGCCCAATTTACCGATTATTAGCGTGACAAGCAGTACACGTGCAGCCCAACAGCTTGCGCTTAGCTTTGCAAACCGTAGCTTTATTCGCGAAGATGACGACGAAGCCGGCTATAAGCTTGCTCAAGAACTGGCTCGCAATAATTTCTTCCAAGTGGAAGTTCCTATTACTGTGGTGATAGTCAGTGGTCGTCAGCCGGGCAAGATTGGCGCAACCGATACGATAAAAGTACGGATAATTGAGTAA
- a CDS encoding phosphoglycerate kinase, whose protein sequence is MAFTKRTIKSLPLRGKTILLRADYNVPLTHKGAVADDYRIRSSVPTVRLLLEEGCKVVIISHLGRPDGKRDPAFSLEPAARKLAALLGESVRFVDDCVGPKVAMAIKRAPVKSVIVLENLRFHPEEEANDKAFAKRLAADSNADYFVQDGFGVVHRAHASTAAITEFLPSVAGLLLEREVTTITNAMKHPAKPLVAVLGGAKVSDKIKVIEALEHVADTIIIGGAMANTLLAHKGYHVGKSKIEDGQAEIIEHLYQAAGRKVGAEHVDRYIVLPTDVGIGRSTSPHATRTEAPVAHVPADGLALDIGPQSTQRMIDIVTKARTVIWNGPLGLFEIPAFATASEALAARLADNDKIESIIGGGDTADFAIHWSRKHNKTFSHISTGGGASLELMSGLKLPGVESLLDAH, encoded by the coding sequence ATGGCTTTTACTAAACGAACCATAAAATCGTTGCCGCTAAGAGGCAAGACGATTTTGCTTCGAGCCGACTATAACGTACCGCTAACACATAAGGGCGCAGTGGCTGACGATTACCGCATTCGAAGTAGTGTACCAACAGTAAGGTTACTGCTAGAAGAAGGCTGTAAAGTTGTTATTATTAGTCACCTAGGTCGACCCGATGGTAAGCGTGACCCAGCATTTAGCCTTGAACCGGCAGCCAGAAAGCTGGCTGCGCTTTTAGGAGAGTCGGTACGGTTTGTTGACGACTGTGTAGGCCCTAAAGTTGCAATGGCAATTAAACGGGCTCCAGTGAAAAGCGTAATTGTGCTGGAAAATCTTCGTTTTCACCCCGAAGAGGAAGCGAATGACAAGGCGTTTGCCAAGCGATTAGCGGCTGACAGTAACGCAGACTATTTTGTACAAGATGGATTTGGGGTAGTTCACCGCGCGCATGCGTCAACAGCGGCAATTACTGAATTTTTACCAAGTGTCGCTGGCTTGTTGCTGGAACGCGAGGTAACGACAATTACAAACGCCATGAAACATCCAGCAAAGCCACTAGTAGCAGTGCTGGGCGGTGCTAAAGTGAGTGATAAAATCAAAGTGATTGAAGCGCTTGAACATGTCGCAGATACGATTATTATCGGTGGCGCAATGGCTAATACGCTTTTAGCTCACAAAGGTTACCATGTGGGTAAAAGTAAGATCGAGGATGGCCAAGCTGAAATCATCGAACATCTCTACCAGGCTGCTGGCCGTAAAGTCGGCGCCGAGCATGTCGATCGATATATTGTCCTTCCCACCGATGTGGGAATTGGGCGATCAACTTCGCCACATGCAACCCGTACCGAGGCACCCGTGGCGCATGTACCAGCCGACGGCCTAGCGCTCGACATTGGACCTCAATCAACCCAGCGAATGATCGACATCGTGACCAAAGCGAGAACGGTGATATGGAATGGACCGCTTGGTCTCTTTGAAATTCCAGCTTTTGCAACAGCGTCCGAAGCGCTTGCTGCACGGCTAGCAGATAACGACAAGATAGAGTCAATAATCGGCGGTGGTGATACGGCGGATTTTGCTATCCATTGGAGCCGTAAACACAACAAGACATTTAGCCATATTTCAACTGGTGGTGGTGCGAGCCTCGAGCTTATGAGTGGGCTTAAGCTGCCAGGTGTGGAAAGCTTGCTAGACGCACACTAA
- a CDS encoding triose-phosphate isomerase, producing the protein MGKKLIIGNWKMNLSVGESSLLVHALAKLVANHRDVEVVVAPSMLALQSVSLQAHSHHFQLAAQNLYWRDDGTFTGEVSANQLRGLVRYAIVGHSERRHIFNESGKDIRNKVQAAYRHSITPVLCVGETAGERAVGETSDVIHDQLVGGLSNITSEEAASLVIAYEPVWALSNGKDFESHETPTPAEIERIVKAIRSQVKHLFGENVASSVRVLYGGSVNTDNAASFLNTKGIDGVLVGGASLDAHAFATIVDAAHTTQLKEKKK; encoded by the coding sequence GTGGGCAAAAAACTCATCATCGGTAATTGGAAAATGAACCTCAGCGTCGGTGAGTCCAGTTTGCTTGTGCATGCTTTGGCAAAACTAGTGGCAAATCACCGAGATGTCGAAGTGGTAGTTGCACCATCGATGCTCGCCCTCCAGTCCGTTTCTCTACAAGCTCATTCGCATCATTTCCAGCTCGCTGCCCAGAATCTATATTGGCGAGATGACGGCACCTTTACCGGAGAAGTTTCGGCCAATCAATTACGAGGTCTTGTGCGCTATGCAATTGTCGGGCATTCCGAGCGCCGACACATATTCAACGAATCTGGCAAAGATATTCGCAATAAAGTGCAAGCAGCCTATCGTCACAGTATCACTCCAGTCTTGTGTGTTGGGGAGACTGCTGGCGAGCGTGCGGTGGGTGAAACCAGCGACGTTATCCATGATCAATTAGTTGGCGGTCTTAGTAACATTACGAGTGAAGAAGCTGCCTCACTTGTCATCGCCTATGAACCAGTATGGGCGCTTAGTAATGGCAAAGATTTTGAATCACATGAAACTCCTACGCCTGCCGAGATTGAGAGGATTGTCAAAGCTATTCGTTCGCAGGTCAAACACCTATTTGGCGAAAATGTTGCTAGCTCAGTCCGTGTACTTTATGGTGGGAGTGTCAATACCGACAACGCTGCCAGCTTTTTAAATACGAAAGGTATCGATGGAGTATTAGTGGGGGGCGCGAGTCTTGACGCACATGCATTTGCTACTATTGTTGATGCTGCGCATACCACTCAACTAAAGGAGAAAAAGAAATGA
- a CDS encoding UvrD-helicase domain-containing protein, producing the protein MDILEGLNDAQTSAVLHANGPLLLLAGAGSGKTKTLTHKIAHLLAHAGVWPDQILAVTFTNKAAREMRERLAVLTGQENTRHFMPWMGTFHGICVRLLRTDGKAIGISPQFVIYDEDDRQGLIKQAMKELSISAEQVKPRAVSAAISSAKNDLLSPEEYAQSVEYPFQRLVAQLYAHYEVLRRAARALDFDDLLIETVRLLRKSPATREKYRSQFAHIFIDEYQDTNAAQYAIVKALVNRENNICVVGDDWQSIYSWRGADFKNILRFETDFPGATVIKLEQNYRSTTSILEAAHSVITKNIERTDKRLWTQVGKGSPVQVQAVYDEVEEAYAVASRIGVQVSMGTRNYGDFVVLYRVNAQSFAIERALLQHHIPYQLVGGTRFYDRKEIKDIIAYLRLLYQPNDRMSFSRIVNTPARGIGMVSFEKFIKWQNESGMDIIAALVNAEQISQLIPKAKRAFMLLGEKLRELQGLVIAETNPSDIIDRVISSTGYLEYILDGSPGGEDREANLSVLVSDAKSFVSLVDFLQEVALMSSVDVESNDEKVSLMTLHAAKGLEFPVVFMVGMEEGLFPSMRALEEGPKQLEEERRLCYVGMTRAREELHMLYAQSRLQFGQRSYARPSRFLDDIGQHAVLAVPNSTTQSYEYTDAINDFVVGDQVRSLQFGDGEIVDIDGLAVTVLFVGGGRKKLNIEYARLEKR; encoded by the coding sequence ATGGATATTCTTGAGGGGCTTAATGATGCGCAGACGTCGGCCGTACTTCATGCGAACGGGCCACTGCTTCTTTTGGCGGGTGCCGGCAGCGGCAAAACTAAGACGCTAACGCATAAGATAGCTCATCTCTTGGCGCATGCAGGCGTGTGGCCTGATCAAATTCTGGCGGTTACCTTTACCAATAAAGCTGCTCGTGAAATGCGCGAACGGCTTGCGGTGCTGACCGGTCAGGAAAACACTCGTCATTTCATGCCCTGGATGGGCACGTTTCACGGAATATGTGTTCGCCTACTGCGTACTGATGGCAAAGCCATTGGAATATCACCACAATTCGTTATTTATGATGAAGACGACCGTCAGGGATTAATCAAGCAGGCCATGAAAGAATTATCGATTAGCGCAGAGCAAGTGAAGCCTCGCGCGGTGAGCGCAGCCATTAGTAGTGCGAAAAACGATCTACTTTCGCCGGAAGAATATGCCCAGTCGGTCGAATACCCATTTCAACGCCTGGTTGCACAACTGTACGCACACTATGAAGTGCTTCGTAGGGCCGCCCGCGCCCTTGACTTCGACGATCTGCTTATCGAAACAGTCCGGTTGCTGCGTAAATCGCCGGCGACGCGTGAAAAATATCGCTCACAGTTTGCTCATATATTTATCGATGAGTATCAAGACACCAATGCTGCACAATATGCGATTGTGAAGGCGCTAGTAAATCGTGAGAATAATATTTGTGTGGTAGGTGATGATTGGCAATCCATTTACAGTTGGCGTGGGGCGGATTTTAAAAATATTTTGCGGTTTGAAACCGACTTTCCTGGTGCGACGGTAATTAAACTAGAGCAAAACTACCGTTCGACAACTTCGATACTTGAGGCAGCACACAGTGTGATTACAAAAAACATCGAACGTACCGATAAGCGACTGTGGACACAAGTCGGCAAGGGCTCACCGGTGCAGGTTCAAGCGGTCTATGACGAAGTCGAAGAAGCGTATGCCGTCGCCAGTCGCATTGGTGTGCAGGTGAGTATGGGTACGCGTAACTACGGTGACTTCGTGGTGTTGTATCGAGTGAATGCGCAGAGTTTTGCTATTGAGCGTGCGCTTTTGCAACACCATATACCTTATCAATTAGTTGGAGGCACGCGTTTTTATGATCGTAAAGAAATTAAAGACATCATTGCCTACCTTCGTCTACTATACCAGCCCAATGACCGCATGAGTTTTAGCCGTATCGTGAACACGCCCGCAAGGGGTATTGGTATGGTTAGTTTTGAAAAGTTTATAAAATGGCAGAATGAGAGTGGAATGGATATCATTGCGGCGCTTGTTAATGCAGAGCAAATATCGCAACTGATCCCGAAGGCAAAGCGTGCATTTATGCTTCTTGGCGAAAAATTACGCGAGCTGCAAGGGCTGGTTATTGCCGAGACCAACCCGAGTGACATAATAGATAGGGTAATTTCTTCAACAGGGTATCTTGAATATATACTCGATGGCAGTCCGGGCGGCGAGGACCGCGAAGCAAACCTGAGCGTACTGGTGAGTGACGCGAAATCATTTGTATCGCTTGTCGATTTCCTTCAAGAAGTTGCGCTTATGAGTAGTGTCGATGTAGAAAGTAACGATGAAAAAGTTAGTCTCATGACACTGCATGCCGCGAAGGGGCTCGAATTTCCAGTGGTATTTATGGTTGGTATGGAAGAAGGTCTCTTCCCGAGTATGCGGGCGCTCGAGGAAGGTCCAAAGCAGCTGGAAGAAGAGCGTCGCCTTTGCTATGTTGGCATGACTCGGGCGCGCGAAGAACTTCATATGCTCTACGCCCAGAGTCGGTTACAGTTTGGCCAGCGTAGCTATGCGCGGCCATCCCGATTTCTAGACGATATCGGCCAGCATGCCGTGCTGGCGGTGCCGAACAGCACCACACAATCGTACGAATATACCGACGCGATCAATGATTTCGTCGTAGGTGACCAGGTGCGTTCTCTACAGTTTGGCGATGGCGAGATAGTGGATATTGATGGCCTGGCAGTGACCGTTCTGTTCGTGGGCGGTGGGCGCAAAAAACTCAACATCGAATATGCACGTTTAGAAAAGCGATAA